One region of Glutamicibacter sp. B1 genomic DNA includes:
- a CDS encoding Abi family protein — MTGDSIPYLDFPQRVRYLIEREYFDEVALARDEQAFLESINFHYFLGYARNFRKMRREVKGFSSASISELIEVVRLDQELSCLLFEGLRMLEWRLRAAFVDSYCATHESVNSYHVASTYARDELDQPIHEAVLRQVIRSKEPYIVEHISGRGEYASGDSMAKIDELVSGLPIWSVIDSISFGTLVRMIRHARRVSEEDEFMWKLVSSAIETPHQMIHEYLVAAHTLRNLVAHHSRLWMRPTTNTPKFPNTYKREKRNAHPKSMYVMILSLSICLLKVPGGKDFKDRVDELLSTSSAFSHGIRQVFIESKS; from the coding sequence GTGACTGGCGACTCAATCCCTTATCTGGATTTCCCTCAACGTGTGAGGTATTTGATCGAGCGGGAATACTTCGATGAGGTGGCTTTGGCTCGCGATGAGCAAGCCTTCCTGGAATCCATCAACTTCCATTACTTCCTGGGCTACGCTCGAAATTTTCGGAAGATGCGACGCGAAGTCAAAGGCTTCTCATCTGCATCTATCAGTGAATTGATCGAAGTTGTACGTCTCGATCAAGAGTTGTCTTGCTTACTATTCGAGGGCCTCCGCATGCTGGAATGGCGCTTGAGGGCGGCGTTCGTGGATAGTTATTGCGCTACGCACGAATCGGTCAATAGCTATCATGTTGCATCTACATATGCTCGTGACGAGTTGGACCAGCCGATACATGAAGCAGTTCTGCGCCAGGTAATACGGAGCAAAGAGCCTTACATCGTAGAACATATATCTGGCAGAGGGGAGTATGCGTCGGGGGATTCGATGGCAAAGATTGACGAGCTTGTTAGTGGGTTGCCTATCTGGTCCGTCATTGACTCAATTTCGTTCGGAACTTTGGTCCGAATGATTCGCCACGCTCGCCGAGTTTCGGAAGAAGACGAATTCATGTGGAAACTCGTGAGCTCGGCGATCGAGACCCCACACCAAATGATTCATGAATATCTGGTGGCAGCGCATACCCTACGTAACTTAGTTGCGCACCATTCGAGGCTCTGGATGCGGCCGACCACTAATACTCCAAAGTTTCCAAACACTTATAAGCGTGAGAAGCGAAATGCTCATCCGAAATCAATGTATGTCATGATACTCAGCTTGAGCATCTGCCTCTTGAAGGTTCCCGGTGGGAAAGACTTCAAGGATAGGGTTGACGAGTTATTGTCGACGAGCTCCGCCTTTAGCCACGGCATTAGGCAAGTGTTTATTGAGAGTAAGTCTTAA
- a CDS encoding Bax inhibitor-1/YccA family protein: protein MTLSNPVFGSSSQSEAWGTKPGSPVGFRDNANMSADQLQDMYQQPAATGADMGRMTIGDTINKTVFCLALVVIGAAVGWNIPALMLPGALVGFVLGLVNVFKKRPSPVLILLYSAAQGLFLGGLSGFLESREGMQGIAIQAVLATFCVAGVTLALYRSGKYRMTPKLNKIFMVGMIGLVVFSLLNMVLMMTGVIGGMFGMRDGVLGLVIGVVAVLLATYALVSDFTMIEELSNQGAPAIMAWRGAFGLTVTLIWLYTEILRILAILRGDD, encoded by the coding sequence ATGACGTTGAGCAACCCGGTATTTGGTTCAAGTAGCCAATCCGAGGCTTGGGGAACCAAGCCCGGAAGCCCAGTCGGCTTCCGTGACAATGCCAATATGAGCGCCGACCAGCTGCAGGACATGTACCAGCAGCCTGCTGCTACCGGTGCCGACATGGGCCGCATGACCATCGGTGACACGATCAATAAGACCGTCTTCTGCCTCGCCCTTGTGGTTATTGGTGCAGCGGTAGGTTGGAATATTCCAGCACTGATGCTTCCAGGAGCGCTGGTCGGTTTTGTTCTCGGTTTGGTCAACGTCTTCAAGAAGCGCCCATCGCCAGTGCTGATTCTGCTGTACTCCGCAGCGCAGGGTCTTTTCCTTGGCGGACTTTCCGGTTTCTTGGAATCGCGCGAAGGAATGCAGGGCATCGCCATCCAGGCAGTTCTGGCTACCTTCTGTGTCGCCGGCGTAACCCTGGCGCTATACCGCTCGGGTAAGTACCGTATGACTCCAAAGCTGAACAAGATCTTCATGGTCGGCATGATCGGTCTAGTTGTCTTCTCTCTGCTGAACATGGTCCTGATGATGACCGGTGTCATCGGCGGAATGTTCGGTATGCGTGACGGCGTACTTGGCCTAGTTATCGGTGTTGTGGCCGTCTTGCTGGCCACCTACGCACTGGTTTCTGACTTCACCATGATCGAAGAACTCTCCAACCAGGGTGCTCCGGCGATCATGGCTTGGCGCGGTGCCTTCGGCCTCACGGTAACCCTGATCTGGTTGTACACCGAGATCCTGCGCATTCTGGCCATCTTGCGTGGCGACGACTAA
- a CDS encoding AI-2E family transporter encodes MKNSRLDRLRRIRVSLPGRTEEKPAAARTEALDFKSAEDMPYAVRLAASWAWRFLIIVAALGVLVWALSKVSLLVIPVLVAALLSGLLSPVVNALNRKLAVPRGLAVGITLIGFLVLVIAGLSLAGQRLSAGFTALWSQALFGIQQVQDWLFNGPLKLTNDDLQGVLDDALVQLRGNATSILSEAISWTSFIGQFLTGTLLALFVLIFLLLDGRKIGLFLVNLLPRRARPAMDGALTRGWASLVSYVRVQMLVAFIDAIGIGLGAFFLGVPLAMPLGVLVFLGSFIPVVGALITGALAVLLALVANGWVNALIMLAVVLIVQQAESNILQPLIMGKAVSLHPLAVVLAVAGGTMLAGIPGALFAVPMLAVLNSVAKYLSGRAWETDEFVLQHYGIQTSPPGTTTGPPQPSPATPSDPEPHTSPENRQPEKTADED; translated from the coding sequence ATGAAGAACAGCCGGTTGGATCGTTTGCGACGTATTCGCGTCTCCCTTCCGGGCAGGACGGAAGAAAAGCCTGCCGCTGCTCGCACCGAAGCCCTAGACTTCAAGAGCGCGGAAGATATGCCCTACGCCGTACGTCTTGCGGCCAGCTGGGCATGGCGATTCCTGATTATCGTCGCGGCGTTGGGAGTGCTGGTTTGGGCACTGTCCAAGGTGTCCCTCTTGGTAATCCCGGTCCTTGTCGCGGCCCTACTTTCCGGACTGCTCTCACCGGTGGTCAATGCGTTGAACCGCAAGCTTGCCGTCCCCAGAGGACTCGCAGTAGGCATTACGCTCATCGGATTCCTAGTGTTAGTCATTGCCGGTCTCTCCCTGGCCGGACAACGCTTATCCGCCGGGTTCACAGCTCTTTGGAGCCAAGCTCTCTTTGGTATTCAACAGGTCCAAGACTGGCTGTTCAACGGTCCACTGAAACTAACCAACGATGACCTGCAAGGGGTACTAGACGATGCTCTGGTACAACTGCGCGGCAACGCTACCAGCATTCTGAGCGAAGCAATCAGTTGGACGTCCTTCATTGGACAGTTCCTCACCGGAACACTGCTTGCCCTCTTCGTCTTGATCTTCCTCCTGCTTGATGGCCGCAAAATCGGACTGTTTTTGGTCAACCTGCTGCCACGCCGTGCCCGTCCGGCCATGGATGGTGCGCTAACTCGTGGATGGGCCTCCCTGGTCAGCTACGTCAGGGTCCAGATGCTCGTGGCCTTTATCGACGCCATCGGCATTGGACTGGGCGCATTCTTCCTCGGGGTCCCGCTGGCCATGCCCTTGGGCGTATTGGTATTCCTTGGATCATTTATCCCAGTGGTCGGTGCGCTGATTACCGGCGCCCTGGCCGTATTGCTTGCACTGGTTGCCAATGGCTGGGTCAACGCGTTGATCATGCTGGCAGTAGTGCTCATCGTCCAGCAGGCAGAATCCAATATTCTTCAACCGCTGATCATGGGTAAAGCCGTCAGCCTGCATCCGCTGGCCGTCGTCCTTGCCGTCGCCGGAGGCACCATGCTCGCTGGAATCCCTGGCGCACTCTTCGCGGTACCAATGCTGGCAGTACTGAACTCAGTGGCTAAATACCTCTCCGGCAGGGCTTGGGAAACCGACGAATTTGTGCTCCAACACTACGGCATTCAAACTTCCCCACCGGGAACCACAACGGGTCCACCGCAGCCGTCTCCAGCCACCCCAAGCGACCCAGAACCACACACTTCGCCGGAGAACCGGCAACCGGAGAAAACAGCAGATGAGGACTAA
- the ilvA gene encoding threonine ammonia-lyase, translated as MTTETTLPVTLADIESAAQVLKPVIALTPVEHSRVLSRHLGSEVFLKCENMQRAGSFKVRGAYVRMSKLSAEEKARGVVAASAGNHAQGVAQASSQLGIKARIYMPRGVALPKLTATRDHGAEVVLFGDTVDEALAEAQRYADETGAVFVHPFDHPDIIAGQGTIGLELLEQLPEVDTVLMGVGGGGLLAGVAIALKEKARQMGREIKVIGVQAENAAAYPPSLAADALVPLDTVHTIADGIAVGKPGQLPFTIIKELVDDVVTVSEDALARALVVLLERNKLVVEPAGAVGVAALLENRLEEHGINPATTAVILSGGNIDPLLMLKVIQRGLSAAGRFLTVRMMLPDRPGALAQISRIIADSDANVTRLDHTRIGGSLSMGDVAITIDLETKGHEHSKTVLNNLRAEGFDPQITNNAGGSVA; from the coding sequence ATGACCACAGAAACTACGTTGCCAGTCACCTTGGCAGATATCGAGTCAGCTGCACAGGTCCTGAAACCCGTCATTGCATTGACTCCCGTTGAACATTCGCGGGTCCTCTCACGTCATCTGGGTTCTGAAGTCTTCCTCAAATGCGAAAACATGCAGCGTGCCGGATCCTTCAAAGTCCGTGGCGCCTACGTGCGCATGTCCAAACTCAGTGCGGAAGAAAAAGCTCGGGGAGTAGTCGCAGCCTCGGCCGGTAACCACGCCCAAGGCGTCGCCCAAGCCTCCAGTCAGCTCGGCATCAAGGCACGCATCTATATGCCACGCGGCGTTGCTCTTCCTAAGCTCACCGCGACCCGTGATCACGGTGCAGAAGTAGTGCTCTTTGGTGACACCGTTGACGAGGCACTGGCTGAAGCCCAGCGCTACGCCGATGAAACCGGCGCAGTCTTTGTGCACCCCTTCGATCACCCCGACATCATCGCGGGCCAGGGAACCATCGGCCTGGAACTGCTAGAACAGCTCCCCGAAGTCGACACGGTGCTCATGGGTGTGGGCGGTGGCGGACTGCTCGCCGGTGTCGCTATCGCGCTGAAAGAAAAAGCCCGCCAAATGGGCCGCGAGATCAAGGTCATTGGTGTGCAGGCTGAAAACGCTGCCGCCTACCCACCGTCCCTAGCAGCCGACGCCTTGGTACCCTTGGACACCGTACACACCATTGCCGATGGCATCGCTGTTGGTAAGCCAGGTCAGCTTCCTTTCACCATCATCAAGGAACTGGTTGACGATGTGGTGACCGTGTCTGAAGATGCACTGGCACGTGCGCTGGTGGTGCTCTTGGAACGCAACAAACTAGTTGTTGAACCAGCCGGTGCCGTGGGCGTCGCTGCCCTCTTGGAAAACCGTCTCGAAGAGCATGGGATCAACCCAGCGACCACCGCGGTCATCCTTTCAGGTGGAAACATTGATCCACTGCTGATGCTCAAGGTTATCCAGCGTGGTCTATCTGCTGCCGGACGATTCTTGACCGTTCGCATGATGCTTCCTGACCGTCCTGGTGCTCTGGCACAGATTTCACGGATCATCGCCGATTCAGATGCGAACGTGACCCGTTTGGATCACACACGCATCGGTGGCTCCCTGTCCATGGGGGATGTGGCCATCACCATCGATCTGGAAACTAAGGGACACGAGCACTCCAAGACGGTGCTTAACAACCTTCGAGCTGAAGGCTTTGACCCACAGATCACCAATAACGCTGGCGGGTCCGTCGCCTAA
- the greA gene encoding transcription elongation factor GreA, whose translation MSTNSNEPVVWLTQEAYDRLQNELTFLSGPGRAEIVARIEQARSEGDLKENGGYHAAREEQGKAEARILYLKDLLRRADVGEAPADDGVVEPGMLVTANIAGDKTTFLFGSREVAGDTDLEVYSEQSPIGVAVHGAKVGDKLSYVAPNGRDIKVEIISAKPYEAS comes from the coding sequence GTGAGCACCAACAGCAACGAACCTGTCGTTTGGCTGACTCAGGAAGCCTACGACCGGCTCCAGAACGAATTGACCTTCCTCTCAGGCCCCGGACGCGCCGAGATCGTTGCCCGTATCGAGCAGGCCCGTTCCGAAGGTGACTTGAAGGAGAACGGTGGCTACCACGCCGCCCGTGAAGAGCAGGGCAAGGCAGAAGCCCGCATCCTTTACTTGAAGGACCTGCTGCGTCGAGCCGACGTTGGCGAAGCTCCAGCCGATGATGGAGTGGTAGAACCAGGCATGCTGGTGACCGCAAACATCGCTGGTGACAAGACCACTTTCCTCTTCGGTTCCCGCGAAGTTGCTGGCGACACCGATTTGGAAGTTTACTCGGAGCAGTCACCTATTGGCGTCGCCGTGCACGGTGCCAAGGTGGGCGACAAGCTTTCCTATGTGGCCCCAAATGGCCGCGACATCAAGGTTGAAATCATTTCAGCTAAGCCATACGAAGCTTCCTAA
- a CDS encoding DUF4307 domain-containing protein, giving the protein MSDPSLTARYNNPKKRSLTKSTRNWLIASAITLGVAGAAYIGFNNYSAITAQDLHYEVVSPTLTKTKIAVEYNAKDRVQCDIRAMNESKAVVGYKTILLDPGEATGLIKQQIDVDLHTDNLAVTSGVESCYEVPQDYKG; this is encoded by the coding sequence ATGTCTGATCCAAGCTTAACGGCTCGCTACAACAACCCCAAGAAACGTAGCCTGACTAAATCCACACGCAATTGGCTCATCGCTTCAGCCATCACCCTTGGCGTGGCCGGTGCCGCCTACATTGGGTTTAACAACTACAGCGCTATTACCGCTCAGGATCTACATTATGAGGTCGTGTCGCCGACCTTGACCAAGACGAAAATTGCGGTGGAGTACAACGCCAAGGATCGTGTCCAGTGCGATATTCGTGCAATGAACGAGTCCAAGGCCGTGGTTGGGTACAAGACCATCTTGCTTGATCCGGGAGAGGCCACCGGGCTGATCAAACAGCAGATCGATGTTGACCTTCACACCGATAACCTTGCGGTCACTTCTGGCGTGGAATCCTGCTACGAAGTTCCACAGGACTATAAAGGGTAA